Proteins co-encoded in one Cydia splendana chromosome 11, ilCydSple1.2, whole genome shotgun sequence genomic window:
- the LOC134795098 gene encoding activity-regulated cytoskeleton associated protein 1-like: MENISMSTEQLQHLRRVYKKVNGMSDEAAIMSLPLVLKGEASTWWQGVKDNITCWTDFEGRLRHAFAPKISGVQIFQEVFSRKQPSDMLTETFIAKNRALLTQLRSPGLTEELQIDAIHGQLHINIRERIPRDSVMTFDQLLTAARNVEQVLREKSSSVLCKDQFEKQTGQTKKKQRCEYCRATGHTVEECRKRLKQRGGTQQPPKEIKMESTQAPSPSMSTLYCYGCGMPGYTRSKCPKCKEAQPIKMEKTGFCALDINLDARPRMQVGIAIFDVIGTAFVDPCAKSSVASYQLYKCLKQRQCSFA; the protein is encoded by the exons ATGGAGAACATTTCTATGTCTACGGAGCAGCTACAGCA TCTCAGAAGAGTCTATAAAAAGGTTAATGGCATGTCGGACGAGGCTGCTATTATGAGTCTTCCTCTGGTGTTGAAAGGTGAAGCTTCTACGTGGTGGCAAGGAGTGAAAGATAATATTACCTGTTGGACCGACTTCGAGGGAAGATTGCGTCACGCCTTTGCACCGAAGATATCTGGCGTCCAAATATTCCAGGAAGTATTTTCACGCAAGCAACCGTCGGATATGCTGACAGAAACGTTTATCGCAAAGAACAGAGCCCTGTTGACCCAGCTACGATCACCGGGTTTGACAGAGGAATTACAAATAGATGCTATTCATGGTCAGTTGCACATTAATATTCGCGAGAGAATACCACGTGACTCGGTGATGACATTCGACCAGCTGCTAACCGCTGCTAGGAATGTTGAACAGGTGCTACGTGAGAAGTCTTCATCAGTTTTGTGTAAAGACCAATTCGAAAAGCAAACTGGGCAAACCAAAAAGAAACAGCGCTGTGAGTACTGTCGTGCCACGGGCCATACCGTTGAGGAATGTCGAAAAAGACTGAAGCAAAGGGGTGGAACACAACAACCTCCTAAAGAGATTAAAATGGAGTCTACCCAAGCGCCGTCACCAAGTATGTCGACTCTCTACTGCTACGGATGTGGAATGCCTGGTTATACACGAAGCAAATGCCCTAAGTGTAAAGAAGCTCAACCAATCAAGATGGAGAAAACTGGGTTTTGCGCGCTAGACATCAACTTAGACGCCCGCCCGAGAATGCAGGTGGGAATTGCCATCTTTGATGTTATTGGCACAGCATTTGTCGACCCCTGCGCTAAATCTAGTGTGGCTTCCTATCAACTGTACAAGTGCTTAAAGCAAAGACAATGTAGTTTTGCTTGA